One window from the genome of Methanobrevibacter sp. encodes:
- a CDS encoding 30S ribosomal protein S8e, whose product MAICQGKSTRSPSGARRVANRGKRKSELGRESAETRLGEKKLRKIRTRGGNEKHRLAFENQINVIDTDGKAHTVEILNVIENTANPNYVRRNIITKGAIVETELGHAKVTSRPGQDGVVNGVIVE is encoded by the coding sequence ATGGCTATTTGTCAAGGAAAATCAACCAGATCTCCATCTGGTGCTAGAAGAGTTGCAAACCGTGGTAAAAGGAAATCAGAATTAGGTAGAGAATCTGCAGAAACCAGATTAGGTGAAAAGAAATTAAGAAAAATCAGAACCCGTGGTGGAAACGAAAAACACAGATTAGCATTTGAAAACCAAATCAACGTTATTGACACTGATGGTAAAGCTCACACTGTAGAGATCTTAAACGTAATTGAAAACACTGCTAACCCAAACTACGTAAGAAGGAACATCATCACCAAAGGTGCTATTGTAGAAACTGAATTAGGTCATGCAAAAGTTACCTCCAGACCTGGTCAAGATGGTGTTGTTAACGGGGTTATTGTAGAATAG
- the hypE gene encoding hydrogenase expression/formation protein HypE produces the protein MKIGMSHGAGGEVMGNLISQTILNNLSKKSVEGGYGLDALDDGATIPLGDYEIVVTTDGHTVNPLFFPGGDIGRISAAGTINDVSVMGAKPLAISNAMILQEGFPIEDLDKIIKSLSDTCEEADVAVITGDTKVMEQDKLDGIVIVTTGIGIAKKGEVIKDSTLSVGDKIIITGSVGDHGMSLMSFREGFGFETELKSDVAPMWGIISKALEVGGVTAMKDPTRGGLANCINEMARKSGVGVMLKDEAIPVKEAVRAASDMLGIDPYEVANEGKVLMGVKAEKAEEVLAAIKTDKYGKDAAIIGEVIDDDKVLIETGIGGVRILETPIADPVPRVC, from the coding sequence ATGAAAATAGGAATGTCACATGGTGCTGGTGGAGAGGTCATGGGAAACTTGATCTCACAAACCATTCTTAATAACTTATCAAAAAAATCAGTTGAAGGAGGATACGGCTTGGATGCATTGGACGACGGTGCAACAATTCCTCTCGGCGATTATGAAATCGTTGTGACAACTGATGGTCATACTGTTAATCCATTATTTTTCCCTGGTGGGGATATAGGAAGAATTTCCGCAGCAGGAACTATCAATGATGTTTCTGTAATGGGTGCAAAGCCTTTAGCCATTTCAAATGCCATGATATTGCAGGAAGGATTTCCAATTGAAGATTTGGATAAGATCATAAAATCCTTAAGCGATACCTGTGAAGAGGCTGATGTGGCAGTAATCACTGGAGATACCAAGGTTATGGAACAGGACAAGCTTGATGGAATTGTCATTGTAACCACCGGTATCGGTATTGCCAAAAAAGGAGAGGTCATTAAGGATTCCACTTTAAGTGTTGGGGATAAGATCATCATCACAGGAAGTGTTGGAGACCATGGAATGAGCTTGATGTCCTTTAGGGAAGGATTCGGTTTTGAGACTGAACTTAAATCTGATGTTGCTCCAATGTGGGGAATCATTTCCAAAGCTCTTGAAGTGGGCGGAGTGACAGCCATGAAGGACCCTACCCGTGGAGGCCTTGCAAACTGCATCAATGAAATGGCTCGCAAGTCCGGTGTTGGAGTCATGCTTAAGGATGAAGCGATTCCAGTCAAGGAAGCAGTTAGAGCAGCCTCTGATATGTTAGGAATTGACCCTTATGAAGTGGCTAATGAAGGAAAAGTATTGATGGGAGTGAAGGCTGAAAAGGCTGAAGAGGTATTGGCTGCCATTAAAACCGATAAATATGGTAAGGATGCAGCCATTATCGGTGAAGTTATTGATGATGATAAGGTATTGATTGAAACAGGAATCGGTGGAGTAAGAATCTTGGAAACTCCTATAGCAGATCCTGTTCCAAGAGTATGTTAA
- a CDS encoding RDD family protein, producing MNLFGKRVVAYILDFFVVSAFMWIVSYFAYFFINYFNMFQIYHYFVFILPILIILYFTILEKNLGATVGKRLMFIEVKSTVPRRGRLGRDYSLTYSQALIRSLSKIYWFPIIIDVILGRITGKTRLLDGITRTTVVEENTDVFFQRR from the coding sequence ATGAATTTATTTGGTAAAAGAGTTGTAGCATATATCCTGGATTTCTTTGTAGTTTCTGCATTTATGTGGATAGTGTCTTATTTTGCATATTTCTTTATAAACTACTTCAACATGTTCCAGATTTACCATTACTTTGTATTCATTCTTCCGATTTTAATCATATTGTATTTCACAATATTGGAGAAGAATTTAGGTGCAACAGTTGGTAAAAGATTGATGTTTATTGAAGTTAAATCAACAGTGCCAAGAAGAGGAAGACTTGGAAGAGATTACTCATTAACCTATTCCCAGGCATTGATCAGGTCTCTTTCAAAGATTTACTGGTTCCCAATAATTATTGATGTGATTCTTGGGAGGATTACCGGTAAGACAAGACTCCTGGATGGCATTACAAGAACTACTGTAGTTGAAGAGAATACTGATGTATTTTTCCAAAGAAGATAA